The following are encoded together in the Tribolium castaneum strain GA2 chromosome 3, icTriCast1.1, whole genome shotgun sequence genome:
- the pros gene encoding homeobox protein prospero isoform X4 produces MMSSEEETEFGLYTDKLLKKTKRTRQRVDAGEPRNSYSSIPNFSSRPTFLGGGNNLYGAIFTQQQQFGLFGPGFAPAKMLNELLGRQKAEGGESGEEGKFDAVIRCDGSPPSGEQLAHHMLRDILQGRKHELLALEHDMRNGQDHIINNNNNEPKAEPERNDVEAAAAMKECLAEAGVGDRQQAELMEEALNGMETESLPSPKVEPSSPAKPEDAKKARVENIVSGMRSSPAPPQVNGCKKRKLYQPQQHDSNAERYIDDEEDESAEPIRQKRVEKNLLKSQLRTMQEQLAEMQQKYMQLCTRVEQGSEESQEIEEIPSDSENSKRSAPPSPITTSNTPNQSTPSLAQQVSKLKISPPGPPFHNGMLHHDHQHMSSAAAMYLGVSHKFLMEQEARFAKEAAVAAMNSESSVQQSQHQSHHPSQKPENIADRLHIMRNMTPTGTDLEGLADALKTEITSSLSNLIDSILSRFVHQRRCKQTEAATAAEQLNKDLMMASQLLDRKSPRTKVVERPQAPPPPPNSQMVNGTSGCPPMMSVHMNNMQKPNDLQIRPPMFQPPKPPAISQAPLFGMSHPFCVSKQENPEQNEALSLVVTPKKKRHKVTDTRITPRTVSRILGQDGIGMSPAAMEPNTCSSPRPPPYHQPPPMLPVSLPTSVAIPNPGLHESQVFSPYSPFFHGPSHGHHMAMQASSSPPRMHKIERESPPIHHPPTLLHPALLAAAQHGGSPDYGQLRAPSGGMNMDNGDRNSDCNSGDITYDGMQPTSSTLTPMHLRKAKLMFFWVRYPSSAVLKMYFPDIKFNKNNTAQLVKWFSNFREFYYIQMEKYARQAVSEGVKNAEDLHVGGDSELYRVLNLHYNRNNHIEVWGPQVPSNFRFVVEQTLREFFKAIQEGRDAEQSWKKSIYKIISRLDDPVPEYFKSPNFLEQLE; encoded by the exons ATGATGTCATCGGAGGAGGAGACTGAATTCGGTTTGTACACAGATAAGCTCCtgaagaaaaccaaaagaactagacaGCGTGTAGACGCCGGTGAGCCGCGTAACTCCTACTCGTCGATTCCGAATTTCAGTTCGCGTCCGACTTTTCTCGGTGGCGGTAACAATCTGTACGGCGCAATTTTCACCCAACAGCAGCAGTTCGGTCTGTTCGGACCCGGGTTCGCGCCCGCAAAGATGCTCAACGAGCTGCTGGGGCGGCAGAAGGCCGAAGGCGGCGAAAGCGGCGAAGAGGGCAAGTTCGACGCGGTGATCCGCTGCGACGGCAGCCCGCCCTCGGGTGAACAACTGGCCCATCACATGCTCCGGGACATCCTGCAGGGCCGCAAGCACGAGCTTTTGGCCTTGGAACACGACATGCGCAACGGCCAGGACCACATcatcaacaacaacaacaacgaacCCAAGGCGGAACCAGAACGCAACGACGTCGAAGCCGCCGCCGCGATGAAGGAGTGCCTCGCTGAGGCCGGAGTCGGCGACCGCCAGCAGGCCGAGCTCATGGAGGAGGCGCTCAATGGGATGGAGACCGAGTCGCTGCCCTCGCCAAAGGTGGAGCCCTCGAGTCCGGCCAAGCCAGAGGATGCGAAGAAAGCGCGCGTCGAAAACATTGTCTCAGGTATGCGGTCGAGTCCGGCGCCTCCGCAAGTCAACGGCTGCAAGAAACGAAAGCTCTACCAACCCCAGCAACACGACAGTAACGCTGAACGGTATATTGACGATGAAGAAGATGAAAGTGCGGAACCAATCAGACAAAAACGCGTCGAGAAAAATTTACTCAAATCGCAGCTGAGAACGATGCAAGAACAGTTGGCGGAAATGCAGCAGAAATACATGCAGTTGTGCACGCGCGTTGAACAAGGGTCTGAAGAAAGTcaagaaattgaagaaattcCCAGTGATAGTGAAAACAGTAAACGATCAGCGCCTCCTTCGCCCATAACCACCAGTAATACCCCTAATCAATCGACGCCAAGCTTAGCACAACAGGTGAGCAAACTTAAAATAAGCCCTCCAGGACCTCCTTTCCACAATGGTATGTTACATCATGATCACCAGCACATGAGCAGTGCCGCCGCCATGTACTTGGGCGTGAGCCACAAATTCCTGATGGAGCAGGAAGCCCGTTTTGCTAAAGAAGCAGCAGTGGCAGCAATGAACAGCGAATCATCAGTCCAACAATCCCAGCATCAGTCTCATCATCCATCGCAAAAACCCGAAAATATAGCCGACAGATTACACATTATGAGAAACATGACACCGACCGGTACCGACTTGGAAGGCCTCGCCGACGCTCTTAAAACCGAAATCACGTCGTCTCTTTCAAATTTGATCGACTCGATACTATCAAGGTTCGTCCACCAACGGAGATGCAAACAGACGGAGGCGGCGACAGCCGCCGAACAACTCAACAAAGACTTGATGATGGCCTCGCAATTACTCGACAGGAAATCGCCGCGGACCAAAGTAGTAGAACGGCCACAagcgccgccgccgccgcccaACAGCCAGATGGTGAACGGCACGAGCGGCTGCCCTCCGATGATGTCCGTTCACATGAACAACATGCAAAAACCCAACGACCTCCAAATAAGGCCTCCGATGTTCCAGCCCCCGAAACCCCCGGCAATCAGCCAAGCCCCTCTTTTTGGAATGTCACACCCGTTTTGCGTGTCCAAGCAAGAAAACCCCGAGCAGAACGAAGCGCTCAGCCTCGTAGTAACTCCTAAGAAAAAGCGGCACAAGGTGACGGACACCCGGATAACGCCCAGGACCGTGAGCCGCATCCTGGGCCAGGACGGCATCGGCATGTCGCCCGCCGCCATGGAGCCCAACACGTGCAGTTCCCCGCGCCCGCCCCCATATCACCAGCCGCCGCCGATGTTGCCCGTCTCCCTTCCGACCTCGGTGGCGATCCCCAACCCCGGACTGCACGAATCTCAGGTCTTCTCGCCCTACAGCCCCTTCTTTCATGGACCAAGTCACGGACACCACATGGCGATGCAG GCATCGTCATCACCACCTCGCATGCACAAAATCGAGCGAGAGTCGCCTCCAATCCACCACCCCCCGACGCTTCTGCACCCCGCTCTCCTGGCTGCGGCCCAACATGGGGGCTCCCCCGACTACGGACAGCTAAGGGCGCCGTCCGGGGGCATGAACATGGACAACGGCGATAGAAATTCTGATTGTAACTCAGGGGACATCACCTACGATGGAATGCAGCCTACT TCGTCAACACTGACACCGATGCATCTCAggaaagcgaaattaatgtTCTTCTGGGTTCGGTATCCGAGCTCAGCAGtactaaaaatgtatttcccCGATATCAAGTTTAACAAGAACAACACTGCCCAGCTCGTCAAGTGGTTCTCGAACTTCAG GGAGTTCTATTACATCCAGATGGAGAAGTACGCCAGACAGGCAGTTTCCGAAGGTGTGAAGAACGCTGAAGATCTGCATGTCGGTGGTGATTCCGaattataccgggtgctcaattTGCACTACAACAGAAACAATCACATCGAGGTATGGGGACCTCAG GTTCCTTCAAACTTCCGGTTCGTCGTGGAGCAGACGCTCCGGGAGTTTTTCAAGGCCATCCAGGAGGGCCGGGATGCCGAGCAGTCATGGAAGAAGTCCATCTACAAGATCATCTCGCGACTGGACGACCCGGTCCCGGAGTACTTCAAGTCCCCCAATTTCCTGGAGCAATTGGAGTGA
- the pros gene encoding homeobox protein prospero isoform X5, with the protein MMSSEEETEFGLYTDKLLKKTKRTRQRVDAGEPRNSYSSIPNFSSRPTFLGGGNNLYGAIFTQQQQFGLFGPGFAPAKMLNELLGRQKAEGGESGEEGKFDAVIRCDGSPPSGEQLAHHMLRDILQGRKHELLALEHDMRNGQDHIINNNNNEPKAEPERNDVEAAAAMKECLAEAGVGDRQQAELMEEALNGMETESLPSPKVEPSSPAKPEDAKKARVENIVSGMRSSPAPPQVNGCKKRKLYQPQQHDSNAERYIDDEEDESAEPIRQKRVEKNLLKSQLRTMQEQLAEMQQKYMQLCTRVEQGSEESQEIEEIPSDSENSKRSAPPSPITTSNTPNQSTPSLAQQVSKLKISPPGPPFHNGMLHHDHQHMSSAAAMYLGVSHKFLMEQEARFAKEAAVAAMNSESSVQQSQHQSHHPSQKPENIADRLHIMRNMTPTGTDLEGLADALKTEITSSLSNLIDSILSRFVHQRRCKQTEAATAAEQLNKDLMMASQLLDRKSPRTKVVERPQAPPPPPNSQMVNGTSGCPPMMSVHMNNMQKPNDLQIRPPMFQPPKPPAISQAPLFGMSHPFCVSKQENPEQNEALSLVVTPKKKRHKVTDTRITPRTVSRILGQDGIGMSPAAMEPNTCSSPRPPPYHQPPPMLPVSLPTSVAIPNPGLHESQVFSPYSPFFHGPSHGHHMAMQASSSPPRMHKIERESPPIHHPPTLLHPALLAAAQHGGSPDYGQLRAPSGGMNMDNGDRNSDCNSGDITYDGMQPTSSTLTPMHLRKAKLMFFWVRYPSSAVLKMYFPDIKFNKNNTAQLVKWFSNFREFYYIQMEKYARQAVSEGVKNAEDLHVGGDSELYRVLNLHYNRNNHIEVPSNFRFVVEQTLREFFKAIQEGRDAEQSWKKSIYKIISRLDDPVPEYFKSPNFLEQLE; encoded by the exons ATGATGTCATCGGAGGAGGAGACTGAATTCGGTTTGTACACAGATAAGCTCCtgaagaaaaccaaaagaactagacaGCGTGTAGACGCCGGTGAGCCGCGTAACTCCTACTCGTCGATTCCGAATTTCAGTTCGCGTCCGACTTTTCTCGGTGGCGGTAACAATCTGTACGGCGCAATTTTCACCCAACAGCAGCAGTTCGGTCTGTTCGGACCCGGGTTCGCGCCCGCAAAGATGCTCAACGAGCTGCTGGGGCGGCAGAAGGCCGAAGGCGGCGAAAGCGGCGAAGAGGGCAAGTTCGACGCGGTGATCCGCTGCGACGGCAGCCCGCCCTCGGGTGAACAACTGGCCCATCACATGCTCCGGGACATCCTGCAGGGCCGCAAGCACGAGCTTTTGGCCTTGGAACACGACATGCGCAACGGCCAGGACCACATcatcaacaacaacaacaacgaacCCAAGGCGGAACCAGAACGCAACGACGTCGAAGCCGCCGCCGCGATGAAGGAGTGCCTCGCTGAGGCCGGAGTCGGCGACCGCCAGCAGGCCGAGCTCATGGAGGAGGCGCTCAATGGGATGGAGACCGAGTCGCTGCCCTCGCCAAAGGTGGAGCCCTCGAGTCCGGCCAAGCCAGAGGATGCGAAGAAAGCGCGCGTCGAAAACATTGTCTCAGGTATGCGGTCGAGTCCGGCGCCTCCGCAAGTCAACGGCTGCAAGAAACGAAAGCTCTACCAACCCCAGCAACACGACAGTAACGCTGAACGGTATATTGACGATGAAGAAGATGAAAGTGCGGAACCAATCAGACAAAAACGCGTCGAGAAAAATTTACTCAAATCGCAGCTGAGAACGATGCAAGAACAGTTGGCGGAAATGCAGCAGAAATACATGCAGTTGTGCACGCGCGTTGAACAAGGGTCTGAAGAAAGTcaagaaattgaagaaattcCCAGTGATAGTGAAAACAGTAAACGATCAGCGCCTCCTTCGCCCATAACCACCAGTAATACCCCTAATCAATCGACGCCAAGCTTAGCACAACAGGTGAGCAAACTTAAAATAAGCCCTCCAGGACCTCCTTTCCACAATGGTATGTTACATCATGATCACCAGCACATGAGCAGTGCCGCCGCCATGTACTTGGGCGTGAGCCACAAATTCCTGATGGAGCAGGAAGCCCGTTTTGCTAAAGAAGCAGCAGTGGCAGCAATGAACAGCGAATCATCAGTCCAACAATCCCAGCATCAGTCTCATCATCCATCGCAAAAACCCGAAAATATAGCCGACAGATTACACATTATGAGAAACATGACACCGACCGGTACCGACTTGGAAGGCCTCGCCGACGCTCTTAAAACCGAAATCACGTCGTCTCTTTCAAATTTGATCGACTCGATACTATCAAGGTTCGTCCACCAACGGAGATGCAAACAGACGGAGGCGGCGACAGCCGCCGAACAACTCAACAAAGACTTGATGATGGCCTCGCAATTACTCGACAGGAAATCGCCGCGGACCAAAGTAGTAGAACGGCCACAagcgccgccgccgccgcccaACAGCCAGATGGTGAACGGCACGAGCGGCTGCCCTCCGATGATGTCCGTTCACATGAACAACATGCAAAAACCCAACGACCTCCAAATAAGGCCTCCGATGTTCCAGCCCCCGAAACCCCCGGCAATCAGCCAAGCCCCTCTTTTTGGAATGTCACACCCGTTTTGCGTGTCCAAGCAAGAAAACCCCGAGCAGAACGAAGCGCTCAGCCTCGTAGTAACTCCTAAGAAAAAGCGGCACAAGGTGACGGACACCCGGATAACGCCCAGGACCGTGAGCCGCATCCTGGGCCAGGACGGCATCGGCATGTCGCCCGCCGCCATGGAGCCCAACACGTGCAGTTCCCCGCGCCCGCCCCCATATCACCAGCCGCCGCCGATGTTGCCCGTCTCCCTTCCGACCTCGGTGGCGATCCCCAACCCCGGACTGCACGAATCTCAGGTCTTCTCGCCCTACAGCCCCTTCTTTCATGGACCAAGTCACGGACACCACATGGCGATGCAG GCATCGTCATCACCACCTCGCATGCACAAAATCGAGCGAGAGTCGCCTCCAATCCACCACCCCCCGACGCTTCTGCACCCCGCTCTCCTGGCTGCGGCCCAACATGGGGGCTCCCCCGACTACGGACAGCTAAGGGCGCCGTCCGGGGGCATGAACATGGACAACGGCGATAGAAATTCTGATTGTAACTCAGGGGACATCACCTACGATGGAATGCAGCCTACT TCGTCAACACTGACACCGATGCATCTCAggaaagcgaaattaatgtTCTTCTGGGTTCGGTATCCGAGCTCAGCAGtactaaaaatgtatttcccCGATATCAAGTTTAACAAGAACAACACTGCCCAGCTCGTCAAGTGGTTCTCGAACTTCAG GGAGTTCTATTACATCCAGATGGAGAAGTACGCCAGACAGGCAGTTTCCGAAGGTGTGAAGAACGCTGAAGATCTGCATGTCGGTGGTGATTCCGaattataccgggtgctcaattTGCACTACAACAGAAACAATCACATCGAG GTTCCTTCAAACTTCCGGTTCGTCGTGGAGCAGACGCTCCGGGAGTTTTTCAAGGCCATCCAGGAGGGCCGGGATGCCGAGCAGTCATGGAAGAAGTCCATCTACAAGATCATCTCGCGACTGGACGACCCGGTCCCGGAGTACTTCAAGTCCCCCAATTTCCTGGAGCAATTGGAGTGA